The proteins below come from a single Microbulbifer sp. Q7 genomic window:
- a CDS encoding formate/nitrite transporter family protein, which translates to MAYLVPNEFVTKMVDAGESKIYMSTRDTLVRAYMAGAILALAAVFAVTVAVTTGSHLVGSILFPVGFCMLYLMGFDLLTGVFVLAPLAWLDKRPGVTWGGILRNWGLVFVGNFAGALTVAVMMAFVFTMGFNTEPGAVGAKLSSIGEARTLGYAEYGAAGWFTIFVRGMLCNWMVSMGVVGAMVSTNVSGKVIAMWMPIMLFFFMAFEHSVVNMFLFPTAIMMGGDFSVMDYLIWNEIPTALGNLVGGLAFTGLTLYSTHYKTAPKRQLTAADANPALA; encoded by the coding sequence ATGGCTTATCTCGTTCCCAACGAATTCGTGACCAAAATGGTCGACGCGGGGGAGTCCAAAATTTACATGTCCACCCGTGACACTCTGGTACGCGCCTATATGGCGGGTGCCATCCTGGCACTGGCTGCGGTATTCGCGGTAACCGTGGCGGTGACTACTGGCTCCCATCTTGTCGGCTCGATCCTGTTCCCGGTAGGTTTTTGCATGCTTTACCTGATGGGCTTTGACCTGCTCACCGGGGTCTTTGTACTCGCGCCGCTGGCATGGCTCGACAAACGACCGGGTGTTACCTGGGGCGGAATTCTGCGCAACTGGGGGCTGGTTTTCGTGGGCAACTTTGCCGGTGCGCTTACCGTAGCGGTGATGATGGCTTTTGTTTTCACCATGGGCTTTAACACCGAGCCGGGTGCGGTGGGTGCCAAGCTTTCCTCCATCGGTGAAGCGCGTACTCTCGGCTACGCCGAGTACGGAGCCGCCGGCTGGTTCACCATCTTCGTGCGCGGCATGCTGTGTAACTGGATGGTGTCCATGGGCGTGGTTGGGGCGATGGTATCGACCAACGTCAGCGGCAAGGTGATCGCCATGTGGATGCCGATCATGCTGTTCTTCTTTATGGCCTTCGAGCACTCTGTGGTGAACATGTTCCTGTTCCCCACCGCAATCATGATGGGCGGCGATTTTTCGGTGATGGATTATCTGATCTGGAATGAAATCCCCACCGCACTGGGCAACCTCGTTGGCGGCCTCGCGTTTACCGGCCTGACCCTGTACAGCACACACTACAAAACCGCACCGAAACGCCAGCTGACCGCGGCTGACGCAAACCCGGCGCTCGCCTGA
- a CDS encoding nitrate- and nitrite sensing domain-containing protein → MPNHSEDAEKFLLAAKRSEIQALERLASSCELVTTVSDLVHQLQRERGISNIYLVSSGHRFAALRREQIREGTRSADTFRQLLHDQYLQSDRCSSPRDMRLLNSIAYSLHGLDELEELRRHIDAFEVNALGSTDAYCRLIAGLLSVVFEAADVADDPEVTRLLVALFNFMQAKEFAGQERAWGAIGFAGSRFDEKLHLRLEQLQDCQRRSLEVFLEFAGETEESSWQEIVDSEASRDLNRLRRVIAGLKNGEPISPEVSEVWYQLATARIDAMHGVEDAMAARLLQVSRQRVADAQSELGHHRAQLQKMKSSDWGRVPALAVLFDPEVPGLYGRAETAAVPALNGQNLTHSLYDLIRSQVAHIQRVNEELEETRRALTERKLIERAKGVLMRSLRLSEDDAYRTMQQRAMEMNLRLADVAQKIIEIGSQRSATNPDGGSARPRSTAGDGKPL, encoded by the coding sequence ATGCCCAATCACAGTGAAGACGCAGAGAAATTCCTGCTCGCCGCCAAGCGTTCCGAGATCCAGGCGTTGGAGCGACTGGCGAGTAGTTGTGAACTGGTGACCACCGTATCGGACCTGGTTCACCAGCTGCAGCGGGAGCGCGGTATCAGCAATATCTACCTGGTGTCCTCCGGGCATCGGTTTGCGGCCCTGCGCAGGGAGCAGATTCGGGAGGGCACCCGCAGTGCGGATACCTTCCGCCAGCTGTTGCACGACCAGTACCTGCAGAGTGACCGTTGCAGTAGTCCACGGGACATGCGCCTGTTGAACAGTATCGCTTATTCATTGCATGGCCTGGATGAGCTTGAAGAGCTGCGACGTCACATCGATGCATTTGAAGTAAACGCCCTGGGGTCCACGGATGCCTATTGCCGGTTGATTGCCGGATTACTTTCGGTGGTGTTTGAGGCCGCCGACGTTGCGGATGATCCGGAGGTGACTCGGCTGCTGGTGGCACTGTTTAACTTCATGCAGGCCAAGGAATTTGCGGGACAGGAGCGGGCCTGGGGTGCCATCGGATTTGCCGGTAGCCGGTTCGACGAAAAGCTGCATTTGCGTCTTGAACAGTTACAGGATTGTCAGCGGCGGAGCCTGGAGGTTTTTCTGGAGTTTGCCGGAGAAACCGAAGAATCCAGCTGGCAGGAAATTGTGGACAGTGAGGCGTCGCGGGATCTGAATCGGCTGCGCCGGGTGATTGCAGGACTGAAAAACGGCGAGCCCATCTCGCCGGAGGTGAGCGAAGTCTGGTATCAGCTGGCCACAGCGCGTATTGATGCCATGCATGGTGTTGAAGACGCGATGGCCGCCCGTCTGTTGCAGGTGAGTCGCCAGCGGGTGGCGGATGCGCAATCGGAATTGGGGCATCATCGCGCGCAACTACAGAAAATGAAATCTTCTGACTGGGGGCGCGTACCGGCGCTGGCGGTGTTGTTCGACCCCGAAGTGCCCGGGCTCTATGGGCGCGCGGAGACCGCAGCAGTGCCGGCCCTGAATGGGCAGAACCTGACGCATTCCCTGTACGACCTGATTCGCTCACAGGTTGCGCATATTCAGAGAGTGAACGAAGAACTGGAGGAAACCCGCCGGGCCCTGACGGAGCGCAAGTTGATCGAGCGGGCCAAGGGCGTACTGATGCGCAGCCTGCGACTGAGTGAGGACGATGCGTACCGGACTATGCAACAGCGCGCGATGGAAATGAATCTCAGGCTTGCGGACGTGGCGCAAAAAATTATTGAGATCGGGAGCCAGCGTAGTGCCACGAACCCCGACGGCGGCAGCGCGCGGCCCAGGTCGACGGCGGGAGACGGCAAACCACTTTGA
- a CDS encoding YqjD family protein translates to MASAKMPNSGTHSTRDKLHQAYNLAGEAAHDTAEQVKTRARETADQVKTRARETADQVKTRTQAGVEQGKQRAHDVAERAESSIKAHPLVSVGCAFAAGWLIAKILK, encoded by the coding sequence ATGGCATCTGCAAAAATGCCCAACAGTGGCACACACTCAACCCGTGACAAATTACACCAAGCCTACAATCTGGCCGGGGAAGCCGCGCACGATACGGCGGAGCAGGTAAAAACCCGCGCCCGTGAGACGGCAGATCAGGTCAAAACACGCGCTCGGGAGACCGCCGATCAGGTGAAAACGCGCACCCAGGCCGGCGTAGAGCAAGGTAAGCAACGCGCCCACGATGTGGCAGAGCGCGCGGAAAGCTCCATCAAGGCTCATCCGCTCGTCAGCGTAGGTTGTGCCTTTGCCGCCGGCTGGTTGATTGCGAAGATTTTGAAGTAA
- a CDS encoding D-2-hydroxyacid dehydrogenase yields MRGVFLDTLTMKLEELDTAALKNALDQWDFFETTSPEQAAERIANADVVITNKVVLDRQLIESAPNLKLICVCATGTNNIDLDAAAEKNIPVKNVTGYTGASLAQHTLALILALATRWHQYHADVRNGSWATSPVFCRLDYPVIELAGKKLGIIGYGDLGQKVAQLGQALGMDVLVAESFSGAQKAGRVPLSQLLAESDVISLHCPLTPATDQMVDAAFLAAMKPSAFLINTARGGLVDEKALLAALHNGDIAGAALDVLSVEPPPADHPLLADDIPNLIITPHNAWISRESRQRLLDGVVDNITQQFPA; encoded by the coding sequence ATGCGTGGGGTTTTTCTCGATACGCTGACGATGAAACTGGAGGAGCTGGATACGGCCGCTCTGAAAAACGCGCTCGATCAGTGGGATTTTTTTGAAACCACCTCGCCCGAACAGGCCGCAGAGCGTATTGCCAACGCGGACGTGGTGATCACCAACAAGGTGGTGCTCGACCGGCAGTTGATTGAAAGTGCCCCAAACCTGAAACTGATCTGCGTGTGCGCCACCGGCACCAACAACATCGACCTGGACGCCGCCGCGGAAAAAAATATCCCGGTTAAAAATGTCACCGGCTATACCGGCGCATCCCTCGCGCAACACACCCTCGCCCTGATCCTCGCCCTCGCCACCCGCTGGCACCAGTATCACGCGGACGTGCGCAACGGCAGCTGGGCCACATCGCCGGTGTTCTGCCGCCTCGATTACCCGGTGATTGAACTCGCGGGAAAGAAACTGGGCATCATCGGCTACGGCGATCTCGGGCAGAAGGTCGCGCAGCTGGGACAAGCGCTAGGCATGGACGTGCTGGTTGCCGAGTCCTTCAGCGGGGCGCAAAAAGCAGGGCGGGTACCCCTCAGCCAACTGCTGGCAGAGTCGGATGTCATCAGCCTGCACTGCCCGCTGACACCAGCCACCGACCAGATGGTGGACGCAGCCTTTCTCGCGGCCATGAAACCCTCCGCCTTTCTGATCAACACGGCCCGCGGCGGGCTGGTGGATGAGAAAGCGCTGCTTGCCGCGCTCCACAACGGCGATATTGCCGGCGCAGCCCTGGATGTGTTGAGCGTGGAACCACCGCCCGCCGACCACCCGCTGCTGGCCGACGACATCCCCAACCTGATCATTACCCCCCACAACGCCTGGATCAGCCGCGAGAGCCGGCAGAGACTGCTCGACGGTGTGGTCGACAATATCACCCAACAGTTTCCTGCATAA
- the metG gene encoding methionine--tRNA ligase: MSQTRTQPRNILVTSALPYANGSLHLGHILEYIQTDIWARFQRAQGNQCLYMCADDAHGTAIMLKAEQLGLTAEQHIANMQAEHQRDFSDFLIGVDNYHSTHSEENRELSAMIYKRLRDNGHIASRTITQAFDPEKELFLADRYIKGTCPKCKTEDQYGDNCEACGATYSPTELINPVSVISGATPVEKESEHFFFTLPAFTDFLKQWTRAGHLQNEVANKLAEWLDEGLQEWDISRDAPYFGFEIPDAPGKYFYVWLDAPIGYMASLKNYCDEKGLDWQEYWKKDSSAEVYHFIGKDIVNFHALFWPAMLDSADFRTPSKVCVHGFLTVNGKKMSKSRGTFINARNYLDHLNPEYLRYYFAAKLTAGVDDLDLNLDDFIAKVNSDLVGKVVNIASRTAKFVSKSGGVLASELADAALWNQFVEAAPRITEFFEAREYSRATREIMALADAANAWIADKAPWSLAKEEGKEAEVLAICSQGVNMFRALMTWLAPVLPETANKAEEFLGVALDWNAAVTPLAGHTINKFKPLMQRVEKTQVEAMQEAAKESLAQLQAEAKAASGPLADDPLAEQIQFDDFAKVDLRIALIANAEHVEGAGKLLRLTLDLGGETRNVFAGIKSAYSPEDLIGKHTVMVANLAPRKMRFGVSEGMVLAAGPGGKDLWILEPHAGAQPGMRVM, encoded by the coding sequence ATGTCTCAGACTCGCACCCAGCCCAGAAACATCCTCGTCACCAGCGCCCTGCCCTACGCCAATGGCTCCCTGCACCTGGGCCATATCCTCGAATATATCCAGACGGATATCTGGGCCCGCTTCCAGCGCGCACAGGGTAACCAGTGTTTGTATATGTGCGCCGACGATGCCCACGGCACCGCCATCATGCTGAAAGCCGAGCAACTGGGCCTGACCGCCGAGCAACACATTGCCAATATGCAGGCCGAGCACCAGCGGGACTTCAGTGACTTCCTGATCGGTGTGGATAACTATCACTCCACCCACTCGGAAGAAAACCGCGAACTGTCGGCGATGATCTACAAGCGCCTGCGCGACAACGGGCACATTGCCTCGCGCACCATTACCCAGGCGTTCGACCCTGAGAAGGAACTGTTCCTCGCCGACCGCTACATCAAGGGCACCTGCCCGAAGTGCAAGACCGAAGACCAGTACGGCGACAACTGCGAAGCCTGCGGCGCAACCTACAGTCCCACCGAGCTGATCAACCCGGTCTCCGTCATCTCCGGCGCCACACCGGTGGAGAAGGAGTCCGAGCACTTCTTCTTTACCCTGCCGGCCTTCACCGACTTCCTGAAGCAGTGGACCCGGGCAGGCCACCTGCAGAACGAAGTGGCGAACAAGCTCGCCGAGTGGCTGGATGAGGGGCTGCAGGAGTGGGACATTTCCCGCGATGCCCCCTACTTCGGCTTCGAAATCCCCGACGCCCCGGGCAAGTATTTTTACGTGTGGCTGGACGCACCGATCGGCTACATGGCGAGCCTGAAAAATTACTGTGATGAGAAAGGCCTCGACTGGCAGGAATACTGGAAAAAGGACAGCAGCGCCGAGGTGTATCACTTTATCGGCAAGGACATCGTCAACTTCCACGCCCTGTTTTGGCCGGCGATGCTCGATTCCGCCGACTTCCGCACCCCCAGCAAGGTGTGCGTGCACGGCTTCCTGACCGTGAATGGCAAGAAGATGTCCAAGTCCCGCGGCACCTTTATCAATGCGCGCAACTATCTCGACCACCTGAACCCGGAATACCTGCGCTACTACTTTGCCGCCAAACTCACCGCCGGTGTCGACGACCTGGACCTGAACCTGGACGACTTCATCGCCAAGGTGAATTCGGACCTGGTGGGCAAAGTGGTCAATATCGCCTCGCGCACCGCCAAGTTTGTGAGCAAATCCGGCGGTGTCCTGGCCAGCGAACTGGCCGACGCCGCGTTGTGGAACCAGTTTGTGGAAGCCGCGCCGCGCATCACCGAATTCTTTGAAGCGCGCGAATACAGCCGCGCAACCCGTGAAATCATGGCGCTGGCCGATGCCGCCAACGCCTGGATCGCCGACAAGGCGCCCTGGTCGCTGGCGAAGGAAGAAGGCAAGGAAGCGGAAGTGCTGGCGATCTGCTCCCAGGGCGTGAACATGTTCCGCGCACTGATGACCTGGCTGGCACCGGTACTGCCGGAAACCGCGAACAAAGCCGAGGAATTCCTCGGTGTGGCACTGGACTGGAACGCCGCCGTGACACCGCTGGCCGGCCACACCATCAACAAGTTCAAGCCACTGATGCAGCGTGTGGAAAAAACCCAGGTGGAAGCGATGCAGGAAGCGGCGAAGGAATCCCTTGCACAGCTGCAGGCAGAAGCGAAGGCAGCGAGCGGCCCGCTTGCGGACGATCCACTGGCAGAGCAGATCCAGTTCGACGATTTTGCCAAGGTCGACCTGCGCATTGCGCTCATTGCCAATGCGGAGCATGTGGAAGGTGCCGGCAAGCTGCTGCGCCTGACCCTGGACCTGGGTGGCGAGACCCGCAATGTATTTGCCGGCATCAAGAGCGCCTACAGCCCGGAAGACCTGATTGGCAAGCACACGGTGATGGTGGCCAACCTGGCGCCGCGCAAGATGCGTTTTGGTGTGAGTGAAGGCATGGTGCTGGCGGCGGGCCCGGGGGGCAAAGACCTCTGGATTCTGGAGCCACACGCCGGTGCGCAGCCGGGTATGCGGGTGATGTAA
- the apbC gene encoding iron-sulfur cluster carrier protein ApbC: protein MTDHQHEHDHEDIPADVQAQLERVAEVIGALEDPATGLPLDQLEADIEVGFDDGTLFTGVTLGYPCASQQDAWAQRIQTACEPLLADGPLEGASVQSDLYFDIGRTGSSEGVEALRAVKNIIAVASGKGGVGKSTTAVNLALALAAEGASVGLLDADIYGPSLPTMLGTEGLRPEVQGGKFFVPVPAQGLQTMSLGYLLTESTPAVWRGPMASGALNQMLTQTLWGQGSEDGELDYLVVDMPPGTGDIQLTLAQKVTLSGAVIVTTPQDLALVDAIKGVEMFRKVSVPVLGIVENMALHTCSQCGHREPIFGTGGGEKIARDYQTRVLGQLPLAMSIREQVDSGRPTVKQDPQGEVAGLYKAIARKAAAQVWLFGEEDGVPDIENV, encoded by the coding sequence GTGACCGACCATCAGCATGAACATGACCACGAGGATATTCCCGCAGACGTCCAGGCCCAGCTCGAGCGCGTAGCCGAGGTGATCGGCGCGCTTGAAGATCCCGCCACCGGGCTACCGCTGGATCAGCTGGAGGCCGATATTGAGGTGGGCTTTGATGACGGCACGTTATTCACCGGCGTGACCCTGGGCTATCCCTGCGCAAGCCAGCAGGACGCCTGGGCCCAGCGTATTCAAACCGCCTGTGAACCGCTGCTCGCCGACGGCCCGCTCGAGGGCGCGTCGGTCCAGAGTGATCTGTATTTCGATATCGGCCGTACAGGTTCCAGTGAGGGTGTCGAGGCCCTGCGCGCGGTGAAGAACATTATCGCCGTTGCTTCCGGTAAAGGAGGTGTGGGCAAGTCCACCACGGCGGTGAATCTGGCACTGGCGCTGGCGGCCGAGGGCGCTTCCGTGGGCCTGCTGGACGCGGACATTTATGGCCCCAGCCTGCCCACCATGCTGGGCACGGAAGGGCTTCGGCCGGAGGTGCAGGGCGGCAAGTTTTTTGTGCCGGTTCCGGCGCAGGGATTGCAGACCATGTCGCTTGGCTATCTGCTCACCGAGAGCACCCCAGCGGTGTGGCGCGGGCCCATGGCCAGTGGCGCGCTGAACCAGATGCTGACCCAGACATTGTGGGGGCAGGGCAGTGAAGACGGCGAGCTGGATTATCTCGTGGTGGACATGCCTCCGGGCACCGGCGACATTCAGCTGACGCTGGCACAGAAGGTGACCCTGTCCGGTGCGGTGATCGTGACCACGCCCCAGGACCTGGCGCTGGTGGATGCGATCAAGGGCGTGGAGATGTTCCGCAAGGTATCGGTGCCCGTGCTGGGCATTGTGGAAAACATGGCGCTGCACACCTGTTCGCAGTGCGGTCACCGGGAGCCGATTTTTGGCACCGGTGGCGGTGAAAAGATTGCGCGGGATTACCAGACCCGGGTGCTGGGGCAGTTACCCCTGGCGATGTCCATTCGCGAACAGGTAGACAGTGGCCGTCCGACGGTGAAGCAAGACCCGCAGGGCGAGGTCGCCGGTCTGTACAAAGCGATTGCACGAAAAGCCGCGGCACAAGTCTGGCTGTTCGGCGAAGAAGACGGGGTGCCAGACATCGAGAATGTCTGA
- a CDS encoding rhodanese-related sulfurtransferase codes for MTHATDVVVCALYKFVSLEDYESLRQPLLQTLLDNEVRGTLLLAREGLNGTVAGSRSGIDNLLAYLKSDPRLAELDYKESYTAEMPFLRSKVKLKREIVTMGVEGIDPRRTVGTYVKPDNWNALISDPEVLLIDTRNDYEFQVGTFERAVNPNTTSFREFPQFVKEHLDPQKHKKVAMFCTGGIRCEKSTAYLKEQGFDEVYHLQGGILKYLEDVPKEDTLWKGECFVFDDRVTVNHDLERGSYQQCNACRMPVTDEEMQSAQFEQGVSCPHCFDSVSEADKARFREREKQIQLAKARGEDHLGHDAKATTLARREQKRELRRQQAEQAKGNSSVTG; via the coding sequence ATGACCCACGCGACCGACGTTGTGGTCTGCGCGCTGTACAAATTTGTCAGCCTCGAAGACTACGAATCCCTGCGCCAACCCCTGCTCCAGACCCTGCTCGACAACGAGGTACGCGGCACCCTGCTGCTGGCTCGCGAGGGGCTAAACGGCACCGTCGCCGGTAGCCGCAGCGGAATTGATAACCTGCTCGCCTACCTCAAGTCTGACCCGCGCCTGGCGGAGTTGGATTACAAGGAATCCTACACCGCAGAGATGCCGTTCCTGCGCAGCAAGGTGAAACTCAAGCGGGAAATCGTCACCATGGGCGTCGAGGGCATCGACCCGCGACGCACGGTGGGCACCTATGTCAAACCGGACAACTGGAACGCGCTGATTTCAGACCCGGAAGTCCTGCTGATCGATACCCGCAACGATTACGAATTCCAGGTGGGCACCTTTGAGCGTGCGGTCAACCCGAATACCACCAGCTTCCGCGAATTTCCCCAGTTCGTAAAAGAGCACCTGGATCCGCAAAAGCACAAGAAGGTGGCGATGTTCTGCACTGGCGGCATCCGCTGTGAGAAGTCCACCGCCTATTTGAAAGAACAGGGGTTCGACGAGGTCTATCACCTGCAGGGCGGCATCCTCAAATACCTGGAGGATGTGCCCAAGGAAGACACCCTGTGGAAAGGGGAATGCTTTGTGTTCGACGACCGGGTCACCGTGAATCATGACCTGGAGCGCGGCAGCTACCAACAGTGCAACGCCTGTCGGATGCCAGTCACGGATGAAGAGATGCAGTCCGCGCAGTTTGAACAGGGCGTCAGCTGCCCGCACTGCTTTGATTCTGTATCAGAGGCCGACAAGGCCCGCTTCCGCGAGCGTGAAAAGCAGATACAGCTGGCGAAGGCGCGGGGCGAAGACCATCTCGGTCACGACGCCAAGGCCACTACCCTGGCGCGCCGGGAGCAAAAGCGCGAGCTGCGCCGCCAACAGGCCGAGCAGGCGAAAGGGAATTCGTCGGTAACAGGTTAA
- a CDS encoding 3D domain-containing protein — MRQSLKKYVIVLAASLSALAGGDAFAAIKKEPAKKKKSMTVTATAYNSVEGQTDDDPWTAAWNNRLRPGDKIIAVSRDLEKHGLTNGAKVKIEGLPGTYTVRDRMNKRYTNRIDVWMEEDIKKARKWGKKKLKIIWNHDKK, encoded by the coding sequence ATGCGACAGAGTCTTAAAAAGTACGTGATTGTACTCGCAGCCTCCCTCTCGGCACTGGCCGGTGGCGACGCCTTTGCCGCGATCAAAAAGGAGCCTGCGAAGAAAAAGAAGTCCATGACCGTCACCGCGACCGCCTACAACTCCGTTGAAGGCCAGACCGATGACGACCCCTGGACAGCCGCCTGGAACAACCGCCTGCGCCCCGGTGACAAGATCATCGCGGTCTCCCGCGACCTGGAAAAGCACGGCCTGACCAACGGCGCCAAAGTGAAAATCGAAGGCTTGCCGGGCACCTACACCGTGCGCGACCGGATGAACAAACGCTACACCAATCGCATTGACGTGTGGATGGAAGAAGATATCAAGAAGGCCCGCAAGTGGGGCAAGAAGAAGCTGAAAATCATCTGGAACCACGACAAGAAATAG
- a CDS encoding tetratricopeptide repeat protein, with product MLRLRPLCRGRLLAPLGLAICLASPVVTHAQAAGADIDASPLILQAEELALEGSYDEALPLYERAIAGLASEPHRQNQLRYRYGIILNALGGQQPDLYPLARSQFEAVLGYIESSPGLPFEHSAARVRSAIAHTYHQHSALQDNPTKRAAMLRNAYLLYRSAIDALRREEDWQNLAITAFNIGQVCEWQGNLEEAIEWLERAVALDQRHGFADLEEDQAYLTALRELVNPSRPVGNTAI from the coding sequence ATGTTGCGCCTGCGACCCCTCTGCCGAGGCCGCCTGCTCGCCCCGCTGGGGCTGGCAATCTGCCTTGCATCCCCCGTTGTCACGCACGCCCAGGCGGCAGGCGCCGACATCGACGCCTCACCGCTTATCCTGCAAGCGGAAGAGCTGGCCCTTGAGGGTAGCTACGACGAGGCGCTGCCCCTGTACGAGCGGGCCATCGCCGGCCTCGCCTCTGAGCCCCACCGCCAGAACCAGCTGCGCTACCGCTACGGCATCATCCTGAATGCCCTCGGCGGGCAGCAGCCAGATCTCTACCCCCTGGCCCGCAGCCAGTTTGAGGCGGTGCTCGGCTACATTGAATCGTCCCCCGGGCTGCCCTTCGAACACTCCGCCGCGCGGGTGCGCTCGGCCATTGCCCACACCTACCACCAGCACTCGGCCCTGCAGGACAACCCCACCAAACGCGCCGCCATGCTGCGCAATGCCTACCTGCTCTACCGCAGTGCCATCGACGCCTTGCGCCGCGAAGAAGACTGGCAGAACCTCGCCATTACCGCCTTCAACATTGGTCAGGTGTGCGAGTGGCAGGGCAATCTGGAGGAGGCCATTGAGTGGCTGGAGCGGGCGGTGGCGCTGGACCAGCGCCATGGGTTTGCCGATCTGGAAGAAGACCAGGCGTACCTGACGGCACTGCGGGAACTGGTCAACCCCTCGCGTCCGGTGGGGAATACCGCCATCTGA